In a single window of the Antennarius striatus isolate MH-2024 chromosome 3, ASM4005453v1, whole genome shotgun sequence genome:
- the bmpr1ba gene encoding bone morphogenetic protein receptor type-1B isoform X2, with protein sequence MALRRSKGAFDEETTPAGNILDSMLLRASNKEAAESGKDTSGSIAPALSSQRQLWCHCYHHCPEDSTNNTCRTDGYCFTMVMEEDGGVPVQTAGCLGLFGSEFQCRDTGNSRQRRSIECCTEQDYCNKNLHPTLPPLKPPIYVDSKIHHMALLISVPLCSVILVAIILFYYFRYKRQESRPRYTIGLEQVETYSPPGESLKDLIEQSQSSGSGSGLPLLVQRTIAKHIQMVKQIGKGRYGEVWMGRWRGEKVAVKVFFTTDEASWSRESEIYQTVLMRHDNILGFIAADIKGTGSWTQLFLITDYHENGSLYDYLKSTTLDNKAMLRLAYSSVSGLCHLHTEIFGTQGKPAIAHRDLKSKNILVKRNGTCCIADLGLAVKFISDTNEVDIPPNTKVGTKRYMPPEVLDETLNKSHFQSYIMADMYSFGLILWEIARRCISGGILEEYQLPYHELVPTDPSYEDMKEVVCIKRLRPSFPNRWTSDECLRQMGRLMTECWAHNPASRLTALRVKKTLAKMSESQDIKL encoded by the exons ATGGCCCTGAGAAGGAGCAAAGGAGCTTTTGATGAAGAGACCACACCAGCTG GAAACATATTGGACAGCATGCTGTTACGAGCATCCAACAAGGAGGCAGCAGAAAGTGGCAAAGACACTAGTGGCAGCATTGCTCCTGCATTGTCCTCACAAAGACAACTGTGGTGTCACTGTTATCATCACTGCCCTGAGGACTCAACCAATAATACATGCAG GACGGATGGCTACTGCTTTACCAtggtgatggaggaggatggaggggtaCCGGTCCAGACTGCAGGTTGCCTTGGGCTCTTCGGTTCAGAATTTCAGTGTCGG GATACGGGAAACTCACGTCAAAGAAGATCGATAGAATGCTGTACAGAGCAAGATTACTGCAACAAAAACCTGCATCCTACACTGCCACCACTCAAACCTCCTA TCTACGTAGATTCGAAGATCCACCATATGGCATTGTTGATCTCAGTTCCTTTGTGCAGCGTAATACTGGTTGCCATTATTCTCTTCTACTACTTCAG GTATAAGCGTCAGGAGTCTCGTCCTCGCTACACTATTGGTCTGGAGCAGGTTGAGACCTACAGCCCTCCTGGTGAATCACTAAAAGACCTCATAGAGCAGTCGCAAAGCTCTGGCTCAGGCTCTGGGCTCCCCCTCTTG GTGCAGAGAACAATAGCGAAGCATATCCAGATGGTGAAGCAGATAGGCAAGGGGAGGTATGGAGAAGTGTGGATGggcagatggagaggagaaaaggtgGCTGTTAAAGTTTTCTTCACCACGGATGAGGCCAGTTGGTCCAGAGAAAGTGAGATTTACCAGACTGTCTTAATGAGACATGATAATATACTGG GCTTTATAGCTGCTGATATTAAAGGAACTGGCTCCTGGACCCAACTCTTTCTGATCACTGACTACCATGAAAATGGTTCCTTGTACGATTACCTCAAATCAACAACTCTGGACAATAAAGCCATGCTACGACTGGCTTACTCTTCTGTGTCAGGACTATGTCATCTCCACACCGAGATCTTTGGCACCCAAGGCAAACCTGCCATTGCTCACAGGGATCTGAAGAGTAAGAACATACTAGTGAAAAGAAATGGGACCTGCTGTATAGCTGACCTCGGACTGGCAGTGAAGTTTATTAG TGACACCAATGAGGTTGACATTCCACCCAACACCAAGGTCGGTACAAAGCGTTACATGCCTCCAGAAGTGCTGGATGAGACTCTGAATAAAAGTCATTTTCAGTCATATATCATGGCAGACATGTACAGCTTTGGCCTCATTCTTTGGGAGATTGCCCGACGTTGTATCTCAGGag GCATCCTTGAAGAGTACCAGCTGCCGTACCATGAGTTAGTTCCTACAGACCCTTCTTATGAAGACATGAAAGAGGTGGTCTGCATCAAGAGACTACGGCCATCCTTTCCCAACCGATGGACCAGCGACGAG TGTTTGAGACAGATGGGGAGGTTGATGACAGAATGCTGGGCCCACAACCCAGCCTCCCGCCTCACAGCCCTACGGGTCAAAAAGACACTTGCCAAGATGTCAGAATCACAGGATATCAAGCTGTGA
- the bmpr1ba gene encoding bone morphogenetic protein receptor type-1B isoform X3, giving the protein MLLRASNKEAAESGKDTSGSIAPALSSQRQLWCHCYHHCPEDSTNNTCRTDGYCFTMVMEEDGGVPVQTAGCLGLFGSEFQCRDTGNSRQRRSIECCTEQDYCNKNLHPTLPPLKPPIYVDSKIHHMALLISVPLCSVILVAIILFYYFRYKRQESRPRYTIGLEQVETYSPPGESLKDLIEQSQSSGSGSGLPLLVQRTIAKHIQMVKQIGKGRYGEVWMGRWRGEKVAVKVFFTTDEASWSRESEIYQTVLMRHDNILGFIAADIKGTGSWTQLFLITDYHENGSLYDYLKSTTLDNKAMLRLAYSSVSGLCHLHTEIFGTQGKPAIAHRDLKSKNILVKRNGTCCIADLGLAVKFISDTNEVDIPPNTKVGTKRYMPPEVLDETLNKSHFQSYIMADMYSFGLILWEIARRCISGGILEEYQLPYHELVPTDPSYEDMKEVVCIKRLRPSFPNRWTSDECLRQMGRLMTECWAHNPASRLTALRVKKTLAKMSESQDIKL; this is encoded by the exons ATGCTGTTACGAGCATCCAACAAGGAGGCAGCAGAAAGTGGCAAAGACACTAGTGGCAGCATTGCTCCTGCATTGTCCTCACAAAGACAACTGTGGTGTCACTGTTATCATCACTGCCCTGAGGACTCAACCAATAATACATGCAG GACGGATGGCTACTGCTTTACCAtggtgatggaggaggatggaggggtaCCGGTCCAGACTGCAGGTTGCCTTGGGCTCTTCGGTTCAGAATTTCAGTGTCGG GATACGGGAAACTCACGTCAAAGAAGATCGATAGAATGCTGTACAGAGCAAGATTACTGCAACAAAAACCTGCATCCTACACTGCCACCACTCAAACCTCCTA TCTACGTAGATTCGAAGATCCACCATATGGCATTGTTGATCTCAGTTCCTTTGTGCAGCGTAATACTGGTTGCCATTATTCTCTTCTACTACTTCAG GTATAAGCGTCAGGAGTCTCGTCCTCGCTACACTATTGGTCTGGAGCAGGTTGAGACCTACAGCCCTCCTGGTGAATCACTAAAAGACCTCATAGAGCAGTCGCAAAGCTCTGGCTCAGGCTCTGGGCTCCCCCTCTTG GTGCAGAGAACAATAGCGAAGCATATCCAGATGGTGAAGCAGATAGGCAAGGGGAGGTATGGAGAAGTGTGGATGggcagatggagaggagaaaaggtgGCTGTTAAAGTTTTCTTCACCACGGATGAGGCCAGTTGGTCCAGAGAAAGTGAGATTTACCAGACTGTCTTAATGAGACATGATAATATACTGG GCTTTATAGCTGCTGATATTAAAGGAACTGGCTCCTGGACCCAACTCTTTCTGATCACTGACTACCATGAAAATGGTTCCTTGTACGATTACCTCAAATCAACAACTCTGGACAATAAAGCCATGCTACGACTGGCTTACTCTTCTGTGTCAGGACTATGTCATCTCCACACCGAGATCTTTGGCACCCAAGGCAAACCTGCCATTGCTCACAGGGATCTGAAGAGTAAGAACATACTAGTGAAAAGAAATGGGACCTGCTGTATAGCTGACCTCGGACTGGCAGTGAAGTTTATTAG TGACACCAATGAGGTTGACATTCCACCCAACACCAAGGTCGGTACAAAGCGTTACATGCCTCCAGAAGTGCTGGATGAGACTCTGAATAAAAGTCATTTTCAGTCATATATCATGGCAGACATGTACAGCTTTGGCCTCATTCTTTGGGAGATTGCCCGACGTTGTATCTCAGGag GCATCCTTGAAGAGTACCAGCTGCCGTACCATGAGTTAGTTCCTACAGACCCTTCTTATGAAGACATGAAAGAGGTGGTCTGCATCAAGAGACTACGGCCATCCTTTCCCAACCGATGGACCAGCGACGAG TGTTTGAGACAGATGGGGAGGTTGATGACAGAATGCTGGGCCCACAACCCAGCCTCCCGCCTCACAGCCCTACGGGTCAAAAAGACACTTGCCAAGATGTCAGAATCACAGGATATCAAGCTGTGA
- the bmpr1ba gene encoding bone morphogenetic protein receptor type-1B isoform X1 has translation MPVQGGRLKHCLSLCLWSRSPLLLLGLFSVHAQANGNILDSMLLRASNKEAAESGKDTSGSIAPALSSQRQLWCHCYHHCPEDSTNNTCRTDGYCFTMVMEEDGGVPVQTAGCLGLFGSEFQCRDTGNSRQRRSIECCTEQDYCNKNLHPTLPPLKPPIYVDSKIHHMALLISVPLCSVILVAIILFYYFRYKRQESRPRYTIGLEQVETYSPPGESLKDLIEQSQSSGSGSGLPLLVQRTIAKHIQMVKQIGKGRYGEVWMGRWRGEKVAVKVFFTTDEASWSRESEIYQTVLMRHDNILGFIAADIKGTGSWTQLFLITDYHENGSLYDYLKSTTLDNKAMLRLAYSSVSGLCHLHTEIFGTQGKPAIAHRDLKSKNILVKRNGTCCIADLGLAVKFISDTNEVDIPPNTKVGTKRYMPPEVLDETLNKSHFQSYIMADMYSFGLILWEIARRCISGGILEEYQLPYHELVPTDPSYEDMKEVVCIKRLRPSFPNRWTSDECLRQMGRLMTECWAHNPASRLTALRVKKTLAKMSESQDIKL, from the exons ATGCCAGTGCAGGGAGGAAGGCTGAagcactgtctctctctctgtctctggagCCGGagtcctctgctgctgcttggGCTGTTCTCCGTTCATGCGCAAGCAAACG GAAACATATTGGACAGCATGCTGTTACGAGCATCCAACAAGGAGGCAGCAGAAAGTGGCAAAGACACTAGTGGCAGCATTGCTCCTGCATTGTCCTCACAAAGACAACTGTGGTGTCACTGTTATCATCACTGCCCTGAGGACTCAACCAATAATACATGCAG GACGGATGGCTACTGCTTTACCAtggtgatggaggaggatggaggggtaCCGGTCCAGACTGCAGGTTGCCTTGGGCTCTTCGGTTCAGAATTTCAGTGTCGG GATACGGGAAACTCACGTCAAAGAAGATCGATAGAATGCTGTACAGAGCAAGATTACTGCAACAAAAACCTGCATCCTACACTGCCACCACTCAAACCTCCTA TCTACGTAGATTCGAAGATCCACCATATGGCATTGTTGATCTCAGTTCCTTTGTGCAGCGTAATACTGGTTGCCATTATTCTCTTCTACTACTTCAG GTATAAGCGTCAGGAGTCTCGTCCTCGCTACACTATTGGTCTGGAGCAGGTTGAGACCTACAGCCCTCCTGGTGAATCACTAAAAGACCTCATAGAGCAGTCGCAAAGCTCTGGCTCAGGCTCTGGGCTCCCCCTCTTG GTGCAGAGAACAATAGCGAAGCATATCCAGATGGTGAAGCAGATAGGCAAGGGGAGGTATGGAGAAGTGTGGATGggcagatggagaggagaaaaggtgGCTGTTAAAGTTTTCTTCACCACGGATGAGGCCAGTTGGTCCAGAGAAAGTGAGATTTACCAGACTGTCTTAATGAGACATGATAATATACTGG GCTTTATAGCTGCTGATATTAAAGGAACTGGCTCCTGGACCCAACTCTTTCTGATCACTGACTACCATGAAAATGGTTCCTTGTACGATTACCTCAAATCAACAACTCTGGACAATAAAGCCATGCTACGACTGGCTTACTCTTCTGTGTCAGGACTATGTCATCTCCACACCGAGATCTTTGGCACCCAAGGCAAACCTGCCATTGCTCACAGGGATCTGAAGAGTAAGAACATACTAGTGAAAAGAAATGGGACCTGCTGTATAGCTGACCTCGGACTGGCAGTGAAGTTTATTAG TGACACCAATGAGGTTGACATTCCACCCAACACCAAGGTCGGTACAAAGCGTTACATGCCTCCAGAAGTGCTGGATGAGACTCTGAATAAAAGTCATTTTCAGTCATATATCATGGCAGACATGTACAGCTTTGGCCTCATTCTTTGGGAGATTGCCCGACGTTGTATCTCAGGag GCATCCTTGAAGAGTACCAGCTGCCGTACCATGAGTTAGTTCCTACAGACCCTTCTTATGAAGACATGAAAGAGGTGGTCTGCATCAAGAGACTACGGCCATCCTTTCCCAACCGATGGACCAGCGACGAG TGTTTGAGACAGATGGGGAGGTTGATGACAGAATGCTGGGCCCACAACCCAGCCTCCCGCCTCACAGCCCTACGGGTCAAAAAGACACTTGCCAAGATGTCAGAATCACAGGATATCAAGCTGTGA